From Oryzias melastigma strain HK-1 linkage group LG17, ASM292280v2, whole genome shotgun sequence:
ATATATTGAATAGTAAACATCGTGGTTTGATCTTGTAACAAGTCACAAGTCTCAGCGTTGGGCGAGTCCCGGTCGGTCTATCGAACAGAGAGGCTCACCTCGTTACTTTTTGAAGGTGGACAGTCTTCGAGCCGGATTTCAAACGTGATCCCCGCTGGGGTCTTTTTTTCAAAGGGCTTCCTCATGATTCCCGGAATACCGATTTTCCAGGCTCCCCGGTCCCGAGGAGGACTTGCctcatctgaaaaaaacaaaactctcatTTGTATCTACAGTCAAATCTAAAACAAGGACAGAGTAGAACTTCAGGACCGGTACCTTTAAGAGTCCTCCGCTCCTCTCCCATTTTAGGGGAATGGGGACTAAGAACCCGGCCATCGTTTTTCCCCCCCAGCAGAGCTTGCCTGATGCTGAGCGACTGCCTGGCTGTTTTGGGGGAGGGTTCAGATCTGCTGCTGGAAGAGCTGTGAGAAGTTTGAAAGGTTTCAAAGaggaaaacactattttcatgtcACTGCAGATGTTCCACAACAAGCAGCTGAGCAGATACCTCATGCTGTATTCTTTGATCTTCCTGTTGATCAGATCCTGGCTGGTTACCGCAGCATTCTGCAACAACGAGGAGGGGATAAACAGATGCACACCGACATTCCTGACTCGCTTTTTAAGAAACTTTTACCAGTAAAGATAAGAACAGGATGAAAACGAGGAAGTATGAATGTAATAAAATGTCTTTCAAAGTACAGCTTTCCTTTCAGAACAAACTGGTGCCAAGGATCATAGCCTGAAggaaaacagcaggaaaacaaagtcCTCCATTTTGCTTTCACACCTGAGTTTTTGTTTAATCCAGGTAGAACTGGTTTCAAGTGTCACGAACCACCTGGGtgtgcttctttttcttttaagagcATTCAAGCATCGATGGTTTTaacttttgctcatttttccTGCATCTGTAAACATTTGTGgtccaaaaccaacaaacagcTGCAGTGATGGCGTTTCCAGGTGTGACGGACGGCGGTGTCAAGGTCCACTTACAGAAATGATTAACCCGCTCTGTGAGTGGGccgaacataaaaaaaaagtgagatttcCAGAAACGGACACACCTCTTCGTCTGGGTTGCTGCTATCCTGAATGACTTTGATCCATGATAACATCTCCTCCTTGCCGTCTGCCTGGAACAAATACTTGCAGTCTGTGGTGGTTAGTCGCAGCACGTTCTTCCGTCTCGTGTCACAATAGGAAATGTCAATCAGGCAGGCTTTGATGCCGACTCGCAGCGGGTCTTCCTCCGACAGAGCGTCTTTCCGATCTTTGTACAGGGTCAGAGTCTGACCTTGTAGAACGGCGTATATTTGCTTCCATGACCTCAAGCCTCCGCTGACACgctaaaaaacagaagagaCAGAAATGATTCCAGTTCACAACAATAACACTCGGTACGGCTGTAAACAGAGCATTAGAGTGAAAGAATACCTTATTTTTCTCTGTGCAAAGCTGTCGGAAGTTAAGCAACCCTTCTTTGGAAGAATCGGGGAAGATGCAGGAAGAAGATTCCCTGCGGGATCCAGCATCTCCAGATGATTTGTGTCCGTCCAGAGTCTACAAatcaaatgtatatataaagaacttttcaaacatttgtaacaTGAAGTGCTTCACATATAAAATTAGGGCTGGAAAtcgattagaaaaaaaataactaattaatctggaaaaaatttatcgcaaataatctgtttttttattttagtgaatttacgtattatctgcaaataatcctAATAGGAAATCACATGCAAAATTGTACAATAACCCTTTAATTaccccaaaaaaacacaaaaaaaagtatttttttctcctacatattggaaaataaaagtaaaaacacacaaaaaacaaataaaaattgaattgaaaaaacctattctttcttaaaaaaaaagaaaaaaaaagttgtgcttactaacagaaactttttttttaaaattaaagtagtgaaaaaaaaaatctggttagaaACGGATGCGCACCAGGCAGTAACAgttgcacaccagttactatctgtttaatagcattttttatttctgtcattttgatgCATTCGATAAATAATGGagccacattaaaaaaataaataaaaataagcaatcATTGTAGTTTTTCCTCACCTTTCGTAGTCCCCTGAAACCTGATATTTGTTTACTAGAAGATCTCCTGCATCCGACCAGGAAGGAAAAGAGAGTATTTTAGTTTTGACACGTAAATTAAACAGCTGGACGCAGATATGCACTCACCCCCTGCCCTCCTCCGGGTAGCTGTCCAAGCCCTCATCATAAGACTTGGAGCGCTCGGTTTTACTGGCAGAGTCCGAGTCCAACAACGCGCTTCGCATGGATTCTACACGGATGATAAAACcaataaatgacatttaaaagggTGTTGCAGcgaaaacattctaaaaacaaatgattaattCATTAGAAAACCCATTGTTGCAACTGAACACTAATTACCTTGGTCATGTGATAGCTGACGGCGAATGGGAAGACATGGTGAGCCTTGACTGGAAGGCGCTGTGGCTATGGATGGTGCAACAGATATCACAGCAGAGGGAGGAATATGAGTCGCCTCCCGGTCGACACTCGGGCTGACGGGCTCGTCTGCAGAGAGAGGAACGACAGTTCAGCTTCAGAAACCTCCAGGTCATTTCATCTGTAAAAAGTAAACTGCCCTTACTTTCCTTTAACTATCGTAAgggaaattttacttttaatagtTGTGAGACAACAATTTAGCAAAGAGTAAAAGGTGAAGAAAAttgttgactttttaaagttctttggagaaaatagttattttaagtcagaaaaaaatctattttactaaaacagcagaaaattaGGGTCTCCATTATTTATTTGCTTCACTACGCCCACTTAAAAACTTAATTCTCTAGAGCTAAAGTACTTTTGGAGTTAANNNNNNNNNNNNNNNNNNNNNNNNNNNNNNNNNNNNNNNNNNNNNNNNNNNNNNNNNNNNNNNNNNNNNNNNNNNNNNNNNNNNNNNNNNNNNNNNNNNNNNNNNNNNNNNNNNNNNNNNNNNNNNNNNNNNNNNNNNNNNNNNNNNNNNNNNNNNNNNNNNNNNNNNNNNNNNNNNNNNNNNNNNNNNNNNNNNNNNNNNNNNNNNNNNNNNNNNNNNNNNNNNNNNNNNNNNNNNNNNNNNNNNNNNNNNNNNNNNNNNNNNNNNNNNNNNNNNNNNNNNNNNNNNNNNNNNNNNNNNNNNNNNNNNNNNNNNNNNNNNNNNNNNNNNNNNNNNNNNNNNNNNNNNNNNNNNNNNNNNNNNNNNNNNNNNNNNNNNNNNNNNNNNNNNNNNNNNNNNNNNNNNNNNNNNNNNNNNNNNNNNNNNNNNNNNNNNNNNNNNNNNNNNNNNNNNNNNNNNNNNNNNNNNNNNNNNNNNNNNNNNNNNNNNNNNNNNNNNNNNNNNNNNNNNNNNNNNNNNNNNNNNNNNNNNNNNNNNNNNNNNNNNNNNNNNNNNNNNNNNNNNNNNNNNNNNNNNNNNNNNNNNNNNNNNNNNNNNNNNNNNNNNNNNNNNNNNNNNNNNNNNNNNNNNNNNNNNNNNNNNNNNNNNNNNNNNNNNNNNNNNNNNNNNNNNNNNNNNNNNNNNNNNNNNNNNNNNNNNNNNNNNNNNNNNNNNNNNNNNNNNNNNNNNNNNNNNNNNNNNNNNNNNNNNNNNNNNNNNNNNNNNNNNNNNNNNNNNNNNNNNNNNNNNNNNNNNNNNNNNNNNNNNNNNNNNNNNNNNNNNNNNNNNNNNNNNNNNNNNNNNNNNNNNNNNNNNNNNNNNNNNNNNNNNNNNNNNNNNNNNNNNNNNNNNNNNNNNNNNNNNNNNNNNNNNNNNNNNNNNNNNNNNNNNNNNNNNNNNNNNNNNNNNNNNNNNNNNNNNNNNNNNNNNNNNNNNNNNNNNNNNNNNNNNNNNNNNNNNNNNNNNNNNNNNNNNNNNNNNNNNNNNNNNNNNNNNNNNNNNNNNNNNNNNNNNNNNNNNNNNNNNNNNNNNNNNNNNNNNNNNNNNNNNNNNNNNNNNNNNNNNNNNNNNNNNNNNNNNNNNNNNNNNNNNNNNNNNNNNNNNNNNNNNNNNNNNNNNNNNNNNNNNNNNNNNNNNNNNNNNNNNNNNNNNNNNNNNNNNNNNNNNNNNCTATTTTGCAAATTtagctatattcagtctattttactttattttgttattctatctgactttattttgttattttactccaTTTGTGGTGCTGTACAGACGCTGGTACCTGAatttccaaagggattaataaagtgttttctattctattcaaagttgtaaaattatgaattatGAAAAGAATAAATTTTCCCCAGCTAGATCAAGTTCTGCTTTTACTGTAGAAAGTTCAGAAGTGGCCGTTTTGTTTCTATGAAGTAAAACACTGAGTGTTAGAGGATGCGTCCGAGGAAGATTGCAACACAGATTCTTGCTTAATAAGGACACTGTTTTTGGGACTGTGGTACCAAAATAGACACTGCGGATGTACAAATGCAGAGCTACACACAAGGACTTTGGTTCAGAAAGCAGAGCAAGACATTACTAACTGTAAGTTCAGTACAAGTGAAGAAAttccattgaaaaaaataaataaaatatttgaggaGTTTAAGTTTTTCACAGAAGCCCAGAAATGATTGGGTTTTAAATGCAAACAGCTGTAAATCTATAATTTTAAgttatttcaaactgtatttagaTTTCTTAAGTTTTAGACTTTTAGACGTGTTagactttagaaaaatatagcTGTTAAAAAACCCTAAACTGCTATATTCTttcatatattatatttagtgctgtcattttttgtgtgattagTTAATTGCAACCTCtaatgaattaatttaatgaatccatttttattgcaaaataattgctgtaaaaagcctTATTTAaggcattttcatttaaattcattacAGTTCTGGCccagtaaaagatcaaattacaaaagaaaagctACTTTTACAACTAAGTCAACCTTTACGTTCAAAccataatttttttcccccaatttcatgaaataaaaatataaaaaataaaagaaacgaGAACAAAACATCCGGCtcaaatttaacacataaaaacagtagGAAACTCTGTCCTTTGCAGCCCAAAAAATGTTCACCACAGACTTCTTTTTAACACCCGAATCCATCTTGACATATTccacgcctggttcacaccggatGCAGAAGCGCTGCGAAGCGGCGTGGAATGGAGGGAGCTTCAATTCCGCGCCATTGTTAatctatggtgtagttcacaccagacgagAAGCGCTGCGGTCTTCCGCGACAGCGATCGATTCACGGTCTGGTCCATTTTTTGCGCAAACTGCGAGTGATccacgtcaattctggcaggaagttacgccaagacacacgaCAAAATATGCAAAAGATAACTTTTACACAATATAATACAGCGATTGACAAATAcgaatatatttttgtatctaaacagactgtagaggtgacaataaaagcacaaatacaacacagaaaaaacagacggacacagacactgagacacacacatAGCGGGGCGACTACGGAGCGGACGGGTGGTTTAAATGTCTGatgatagcaaaaaaaaaacctctaaataAACACAGCTAAGCAGAAGTGCATGTTGACCATCGCAGAAAATACGTGTCTGTTGTAAACTGGAGGTTAAGCAAATACCGTGCGCTAGGTGTGTAACAGATTACAAAACTCGCGGTTTGGATCGTGACACGGTTTTAAggtcacggtttggatcgtgtcacggtttggatcgtgtcacggttttagggtcacggtttggatcgtgtcacggtttggatcgtgtcacggtGTTAGGGTCACAgtttggatcgtgtcacggtGTTAGGGTCACGGTTTTTACAGATcaataaagagtaaaaaaccaacaacaaaaaacaaaataaagcctaaaataacattttggaaaagcttaaaaacacactatatatatatatatatatatatatatatatacacatgtgtatatacacatatttatacacttacatatatatatatatatatatatatatatattacatcaAAACGTTTGCTCACTaaggcctatttattaaaacaaaacatagtcAAAACTTTcgacacaaaatgctaaaacatgtcttttctgattacatttacatgtctttagACCAAagctacaaaaactgagagaagaGGACGCTcaaaaatagtgttgaaaataccaaatctatctggagtacCCCAGAAACGCACATTTTTTGTCCCACCCCCCTAATGTCCAAACtaaatcattaataaaacatgtacaattattttttgttattaattattttattgaatctagctgttgttaaaacaaagatgtacatgagTTTGACTCGAATTAAATTGGGTGTGAACGaacaattgatttaaatcatGCGAGTCGTGTACGCGCGGAGGGGTTATGGATGGTCTGCGGTACACGTGTTTGCCGAACCGTGGGTTGTGGTCCGTACGGAACCCGGAttatccgttacacccctacagCGTGTACTCCGCCCACACACCGTTTTGTAGCGCTTTCACATCCGGTTTGAACCAGTTTCCAGGTCTGATGCAAACAGTCCTCCATGTACCCCATTCATTTGTGATAACCACTCGTCAGGTTCATATACTGTCTATAGTAAGGCTTGATCCCTTACATAATCgaacattaaatgaaaataaattgtcaTCATTTACCTTTTGTTAATTTCTCTCAAAACTGAAAAGGAgctgaattaaataaactaaaataaaaatacatgataTACGCCAAACTACTCCAACATTTGTTGATTTTCCAGTCTTCTGCTACATCTATATTGTGTCAGagtttgaaaattacattttaaaggaaCCTTTATAAAGCCCTGTATTCAACAACCCCCTTGTCAATTTCATCGTTTTCACACCCACGCCGTATAAATGTTGGCTTTGTACTAAACAGACAGAACATGCCTCAACGACCAGTTGCTGAAACTCAGTCTATATTTAGACCCAATTGATTTCTTATGAATATGGGAAGCAGCTAAACAATTTAATCACAAACTAATTCATTACAGGAAAAACTCAATTATAATACAGGTCCCTCCAAAGAAAACGATGCATTAAGAGTAGAAAAATCAATACATTCCTAGACATCCTTCAATCTATCTTGTTTTAGCAGAACATCCCACAGCCACTGAGTAAATACCTCAAAGCTTCTGGGAGGAAAGTTAACCGTCACGGTTCTCCTCTGTACCAGATACACCTCAACCCAACAGCAGTGAAAGTGTTGTTGCTTCACAGTCAGTCTACAAGCTCTGGATAGAGCTTCTTCTGCTAAAGTCTGGAGTACTTGTTGTTCCAGACTAGCCACTGTACGACCACAATCAATCTGAACCACTTTTCTCTGTGCTCTCTGTTGTCATGACAACATGGGCcagcaaaaaaagttacaaCTGATGATTATCTTACCAATGAACGGAATGGAATCCAGAGACTCGTCCAGGTTGCTGGAGCAGGAGGTGTGATGCTCCTCGAGGCGGCGCATCTGCATCTCCCGACGTGCATCGTTTGGAAGATAGCACGCCATCACGTCCGCTCCCTCGTCGTTCACAGCCAGGATGTAGGAGTGGTGCCGCAGGGGACTTGGGTTCTTTCCAGAGGGAGGCTTCTGCCTTAGAACCACCTCGACCTCCGACGGACTTTGCCCGTTGATTTCATTCTGAGGATCTGGTTGGGATACGTTCAGGATGACGGGCCTTTGGGGGAGCTCTTTGGGAGCAGAGCACGATGCGGATCGAACTCCTCTCAATGCTTCGTCTCTTCTCGTCTCAGTGGTGTGAATGGTTTCTGCTCGCATCCGGCTTTGGCCTTGTTGGCTCATTTGGCCTAAACTGACTGCAACTCTTTGGTCGGAGAAAGATTGATCAACACTTTTGCTATTTCCATAATGTACGGTCCTTTCAGGGAGCATGGGGGTTGATCGGGTTTGATTAAAATTTGGTCCTTTGTGGTAGAAGGAAGGGTTTGTTGGCACCCTCATGGCACCCCCAAATCCAGCAGAGGGCCGGTAAAGCATAGCGTGTCTAGGCATCGACTGTCTGGTCGGCCTGGTGCCTTGGTCTGCCCTTCCAGGTCCGACTTTTCTCTCATTAGACCAAGCTAGTTCTGCTGGATCACTATAGTCTGTGGTGCGTACTCGAGCTTTGTGGACAAGGCCATCTTGGGACGCACTTCGAGGGGGCCAGTCTGACGCACGGCTAATCTTTTCGGCATTGAGCATGCGGTCTTGTGAAACACTTCGTGGGGCAACCTGAAAGTGAAGTGGAGGTCCATGGTACGACCGTTCATGGGACGTACTCCTGCGTCGTATATCCTTAGGGGCCCAGTCACCTCGGGCAATGTGATGGGGGGTGGGAAAAGGACCCTGACTGGCAGTTCGCAAACTGTCCAGCCGGTCTTGGATAGTCCGACTGCCATGGGAATGAATTCCCTTGTTATCAATATACTCCCTGTAAGTTTGGTATGTGCGCCAGTCAATGTTTTGATGGTTTCCTGGGTACTGAGGCACCTGAGCTCCCATTAGGACCATACCTGGACCACCAGGGTAGACATCCGCCTTTTGAGGGTGAGGATACTGGGCTAATGACCCAGGTCTCCCTCTGACAAAGGCAGGTCCTGTGAAATCCATCCTGTGTGCTGGACCCATGTGCCCCATTTGGGCCGGAATAGGAGGAACCACCACAGTCCTAACATTGTTGTTGAGCATGCACACTGCGGTTTGACTTTTAGGGTACTGCTGACGGGGAGGAGATGGGGGCACGGTGATTTCCTTGCGATACCCGTGGTCAGGAGCTGGCATTGGCCCTCGGCCAACCTGCCCTGTCAAATCTGTTGCCTGGGCCATGCCCGTAGGCTTACAGTCTATTCTGGGGTAACATACTGGTGGTGGGTCGGGGATGTGGCTGGCGTTTCCACTGTAGCTGCTGTGGCCACGGATGTAGGCATCCTGGGAATAAGCCTGAAGACAGAGCGACAAAGCATGGTGATAGTGCATTAAGAACAAACAGCAAGTACCTGTGGTATTCAACAGAGTAGTAAGGACTGCTTACACAGAAGTCAAGTGTGATACGGCACGTTACTGCGTGTGGAGGCAATGCAATTTTGCAGTCAAAGTGAGCGGAGGCGTTTCAGGCAGTTCAGGGTGTCACTGctcctcacatttttttttttatttctatggtAACGATTGTAAATTAGGATGGATACAAACAATGACATACATTTCTCACAAATGAAACCtttatacaaaaatgtaaaactatgtTCTCTTTTCTACAAGCTGAAAACTGATTATTATTcttaaatttataagaaaaagacTGTGATGAAAGATGTTTACGTCTagaaaattaatacaaaaatgtattaaaggcCCCCAcaaatgaaaatcgtgtttttttgagtttttaacatgaatgtgtggcatttttataataaaagagaacaaatgtgataagaaatcctttcattttttgcatttcccaGTATTTCTCCTAATAAATTGTCAATCAAATTGTCTTAGACGTGCTCTGTTTGAACTAATGAGCTTTATTTATGCCACAACaactctgctgcacatgcactaaacccttatctgttcctagtgtgtctagttcaggttctggagaagagaagatgatatcttcacattgactgcagtcaaatgagccactgttcacatttctgtggtcaaatcagccgtcactggattatttttgtgtgagtttcatacaattcTTACGGTAACAGGGCTatgaacgctggaaaatctctgcGAGACTCCACGGAACTTcttgatttgaccacagaaatgtgaacggcggctcatttgacagcagttgCAAAGGATTGTGAATGGATGAAAgaacattttgatgttagctttcattattttcccaagaaCTCTGATCTGAGAAACCAATAgaagctaaaagagtctttagtgaactggaaggagaaagattcaggattttggaggaagttctgtccatgaagatcttcacttcctcatctgagctgaaatccGGCTCAAAATGATACGGCTGGATATTATGATATTggtggacatttttatgtagtaATGGTTAAGATTTATGTTAGTGAGCTAACGTGacctatcataatcagacgggggggaTCAGGGTGGGGCTACttagctcagctccaaaagccacgcccccttagagTAAATTTTGGAAACCGAGGCTAAatatcaacatgaaaaatgtttgtgagattttggttaaaaacttcataattaaagcactactgggaacttttttttttatttaaaaaaaaaaaaaattgtcatgggggactttaaacaacTCAAATCCTAAGCatttgggccaaaaaaaaaatagtggtgACGCCAACTCACAGAGGCTGTAAATGCGTGAATGTAACCACCGCCTTTATTAGTCACCTTAGATGAGCACTTGTCTGTCCTTTAAGTGCTATATTTGGATCGTCATGCATGATTTATAAGTTGCGCAATTTATTCaaagatttatttgaaaagttttaccAAGCGTAAAGGTGCGGCTACACATTCCTCAGTTTATTATGCGcttatttggcaaaaaaaaaaaagctcaccTGCTTTGATCATTATACACTGTTGCAACAAGAAACAGTTAATGTAGAAGAACTTTGATCCCATTACAAGCTGGTGTCAGATTACAATCTTACATAAACTGTCTGTGCCACGGCAATCAGTGCCAGACCCAGTTCCTGCCTCTACAACGATGACTGAACATCTGAGTTCAGGGGTCGCTGCCCTTTATCACACAAATAACATCtgacagaggatgaagaaaggGCGAGGCTTCACTGAAATGTCATTTGGATGCCAACCTGAGCTCTCAATGTAACAGGTACTGCAGGCAGGCTCAGTGCACCAGCATCTCTGCAGGCTTCACGTTTGGACTAAAATCACAAGATCCCTTCACTCAACTGAACGGCAGGAACGAACAAGGAGTCGTTCAGCTGGGACGATGACATGCATGACACATGCAAAATTAAAGCAGAGGGTACAGCATGTCAACACCCAGCAGCTAGCCAGCCAGGGTGCAGTTTCCTTACCAGATTAGTCGCTTCCAGAGAGAAAGGCTGCAGTTACAACATGTGAAAAGAGGAGTGGGAAGAAACTATAGCAGCGAAAGAGAAAGGATGAAACAGCAATGACTGGGCTTGACATGCTAAAAATACTCTGCAGCAGCGGCACACACAGACGAGAAGCCAAAGATGTAGCCGGGGTTGCCATGTTACAACCTGCCAGTGACACTCCGTCCTGGGTGAGGTGACAGGAGCAGAAGCTTGCCTCTCATGATGCCGCTAGGTCTTCGTGGCTCCATCCATCTTCAAACAGAGTATTACGCTAACTGAACAAGGTGCCTCCAGTCTACGCCTCTCTCCCTCCCTGTTATTGCTCACAtgacagaagcagcagctgctgattATACATTCAGCTGTGATGGTACGGCTCCCCCTCCCACGTCTTCCTCCTCTCCGCGCATTaacttgtttaaaaacacagtgCAGTCAGCTGATTCCGGCGGCTGGTTTTAGCTtctccctcctttttttccctgctCACATCCCCGTCGCCTGCATGGATTCACAGTGCCCTCCTAAAATGTTCAATCACTCCTCCTCTTTGCTAAGCAACTGCTGCCCGTCTCTAAGCACTCGGCGTGCACTCCCTCCTACAGTGTCATGTCTTTCTGCGAGCATCTCGTAATCCTCCAACTCCACCGCTCGTCTTCAATAGTGATATTTTTATATGGCTGCTTGCTGTTTGTTGTGCAACGTTATGGCCGGCAGTATCACAGCACATGCGGAGGAGAGTGTGAACTGTGTACATGACCGCGgttggtaaaagaaaaaaaaaagaggaaggtACAGTGACGTGTTTATCAGAAAAGATTTAGCTACAATAAACGGCAGAAAGACTAAAGTTCATAAAACCAGATTTGACTCAAATGCTTGCCAAGATATTATTTCCAgattctttaaagtttttatatttaaagaatatAACTA
This genomic window contains:
- the arhgap21b gene encoding rho GTPase-activating protein 21 isoform X2, whose translation is MMAFRWGPPCEDEEKRARFSYCENDYGAWRTLADSFAAEEESFAWQRPKTLLLRRTSQGFGFTLRHFIVYPPESSVHGFQVEDQGRRGRQQSRLDAMDTIFVKQVKEGGPAHEAGLCTGDRIVKVNGASIIGKAYGEVISLIQDSGDFLELCVMPKDEDILQLAYSQDAYIRGHSSYSGNASHIPDPPPVCYPRIDCKPTGMAQATDLTGQVGRGPMPAPDHGYRKEITVPPSPPRQQYPKSQTAVCMLNNNVRTVVVPPIPAQMGHMGPAHRMDFTGPAFVRGRPGSLAQYPHPQKADVYPGGPGMVLMGAQVPQYPGNHQNIDWRTYQTYREYIDNKGIHSHGSRTIQDRLDSLRTASQGPFPTPHHIARGDWAPKDIRRRSTSHERSYHGPPLHFQVAPRSVSQDRMLNAEKISRASDWPPRSASQDGLVHKARVRTTDYSDPAELAWSNERKVGPGRADQGTRPTRQSMPRHAMLYRPSAGFGGAMRVPTNPSFYHKGPNFNQTRSTPMLPERTVHYGNSKSVDQSFSDQRVAVSLGQMSQQGQSRMRAETIHTTETRRDEALRGVRSASCSAPKELPQRPVILNVSQPDPQNEINGQSPSEVEVVLRQKPPSGKNPSPLRHHSYILAVNDEGADVMACYLPNDARREMQMRRLEEHHTSCSSNLDESLDSIPFIDEPVSPSVDREATHIPPSAVISVAPSIATAPSSQGSPCLPIRRQLSHDQESMRSALLDSDSASKTERSKSYDEGLDSYPEEGRGRSSSKQISGFRGLRKTLDGHKSSGDAGSRRESSSCIFPDSSKEGLLNFRQLCTEKNKRVSGGLRSWKQIYAVLQGQTLTLYKDRKDALSEEDPLRVGIKACLIDISYCDTRRKNVLRLTTTDCKYLFQADGKEEMLSWIKVIQDSSNPDEENAAVTSQDLINRKIKEYSMSSSSSRSEPSPKTARQSLSIRQALLGGKNDGRVLSPHSPKMGEERRTLKDEASPPRDRGAWKIGIPGIMRKPFEKKTPAGITFEIRLEDCPPSKSNEFVPLIVELCCQVVEERGLEFTGIYRVPGKKAAISSMQEELNTKGMADIDLQEEKWQDLSVISSLLKLFFRKLPEPLFTNDKYDEFIEASKTEDPVERLKKLKRLVYELPKHHFETLKFLCAHLKRVSDNCEKNKMEPRNLAIMFGPTLVRTSEDDMTNMVNHMPDQCKIVENLIQQYDWFFTEENEEDPITTADQEGTVQSQPVPNIDHLLPNIRRSSTSPDSACSDSSRLVLTSFFANRKRKKPKDKSVANSSDDDLDAVFTKEEVQTEGQQPPLQTQADVQTDDKERCRDSSEEELDKPVRDEPYPPHYLSPEHTPPALQTASPYPFPFPNLSYSVQTAHESSTSYDDVVSDLGTMNSTSSQASAPRTRRGKGACPGAEVCSITSDYSTTSSMTFLTGAEHGALSPEVQSVSESRGGDDADDERSELISEGRPVETDSESDLSVFTVGKPEEVSRAFPTQRLIECDTLSRKKSAQQKTDSESSLEKDSSRLSRGSGSVKGRSTGSLSASSRNELDKSEPAWKLKITDRLKVRLRMSADDMFGVGSQRSRSPEARSKKKKNIRRRHTMGGQRDFEELSVLGVWSQQGGGSGSRSELSAVDRLKPKCSSQDFSIGDWIARERHRTSNPEVSFDLSEQQGEPQNPGPSEAPPSKNLSLSATAHPHKLTSSQVVHSRFYQYL
- the arhgap21b gene encoding rho GTPase-activating protein 21 isoform X1, yielding MMAFRWGPPCEDEEKRARFSYCENDYGAWRTLADSFAAEEESFAWQRPKTLLLRRTSQGFGFTLRHFIVYPPESSVHGFQVEDQGRRGRQQSRLDAMDTIFVKQVKEGGPAHEAGLCTGDRIVKVNGASIIGKAYGEVISLIQDSGDFLELCVMPKDEDILQLAYSQDAYIRGHSSYSGNASHIPDPPPVCYPRIDCKPTGMAQATDLTGQVGRGPMPAPDHGYRKEITVPPSPPRQQYPKSQTAVCMLNNNVRTVVVPPIPAQMGHMGPAHRMDFTGPAFVRGRPGSLAQYPHPQKADVYPGGPGMVLMGAQVPQYPGNHQNIDWRTYQTYREYIDNKGIHSHGSRTIQDRLDSLRTASQGPFPTPHHIARGDWAPKDIRRRSTSHERSYHGPPLHFQVAPRSVSQDRMLNAEKISRASDWPPRSASQDGLVHKARVRTTDYSDPAELAWSNERKVGPGRADQGTRPTRQSMPRHAMLYRPSAGFGGAMRVPTNPSFYHKGPNFNQTRSTPMLPERTVHYGNSKSVDQSFSDQRVAVSLGQMSQQGQSRMRAETIHTTETRRDEALRGVRSASCSAPKELPQRPVILNVSQPDPQNEINGQSPSEVEVVLRQKPPSGKNPSPLRHHSYILAVNDEGADVMACYLPNDARREMQMRRLEEHHTSCSSNLDESLDSIPFIDEPVSPSVDREATHIPPSAVISVAPSIATAPSSQGSPCLPIRRQLSHDQESMRSALLDSDSASKTERSKSYDEGLDSYPEEGRGRSSSKQISGFRGLRKTLDGHKSSGDAGSRRESSSCIFPDSSKEGLLNFRQLCTEKNKRVSGGLRSWKQIYAVLQGQTLTLYKDRKDALSEEDPLRVGIKACLIDISYCDTRRKNVLRLTTTDCKYLFQADGKEEMLSWIKVIQDSSNPDEENAAVTSQDLINRKIKEYSMSSSSSRSEPSPKTARQSLSIRQALLGGKNDGRVLSPHSPKMGEERRTLKDEASPPRDRGAWKIGIPGIMRKPFEKKTPAGITFEIRLEDCPPSKSNEFVPLIVELCCQVVEERGLEFTGIYRVPGKKAAISSMQEELNTKGMADIDLQEEKWQDLSVISSLLKLFFRKLPEPLFTNDKYDEFIEASKTEDPVERLKKLKRLVYELPKHHFETLKFLCAHLKRVSDNCEKNKMEPRNLAIMFGPTLVRTSEDDMTNMVNHMPDQCKIVENLIQQYDWFFTEENEEDPITTADQEGTVQSQPVPNIDHLLPNIRRSSTSPGEVSDSACSDSSRLVLTSFFANRKRKKPKDKSVANSSDDDLDAVFTKEEVQTEGQQPPLQTQADVQTDDKERCRDSSEEELDKPVRDEPYPPHYLSPEHTPPALQTASPYPFPFPNLSYSVQTAHESSTSYDDVVSDLGTMNSTSSQASAPRTRRGKGACPGAEVCSITSDYSTTSSMTFLTGAEHGALSPEVQSVSESRGGDDADDERSELISEGRPVETDSESDLSVFTVGKPEEVSRAFPTQRLIECDTLSRKKSAQQKTDSESSLEKDSSRLSRGSGSVKGRSTGSLSASSRNELDKSEPAWKLKITDRLKVRLRMSADDMFGVGSQRSRSPEARSKKKKNIRRRHTMGGQRDFEELSVLGVWSQQGGGSGSRSELSAVDRLKPKCSSQDFSIGDWIARERHRTSNPEVSFDLSEQQGEPQNPGPSEAPPSKNLSLSATAHPHKLTSSQVVHSRFYQYL